The following DNA comes from Chloroflexota bacterium.
TGTTGGGGTGTTATGTCATTAGAAGTTTGGATACGTGAAGGTGAATCCCAAGATTCCCTGTTGCGTCGCTTTCAACGGATGGTTCAGATGGACGGCATCTTGCGCGAGGCGAAAGCTTA
Coding sequences within:
- the rpsU gene encoding 30S ribosomal protein S21, giving the protein MSLEVWIREGESQDSLLRRFQRMVQMDGILREAKA